A section of the Cytobacillus luteolus genome encodes:
- the glmU gene encoding bifunctional UDP-N-acetylglucosamine diphosphorylase/glucosamine-1-phosphate N-acetyltransferase GlmU translates to MINRYAVILAAGQGTRMKSKLYKVLHPVCGKPMVQHVVDQVTKLSLQKSVIVVGHGAEQVKSQIGDGSEYVLQEEQLGTAHAVMQASSNLADKEGVTLVICGDTPLITTKTMEALLLHHEETGAKATILTAKANDPTGYGRVIRNEEGLVQKIVEHKDATEQERMVTEINTGTYCFDNKLLFEALNSVSNNNVQGEYYLPDVIEILKNQGEIVSAFQTDSFEETLGVNDRFALSQAEQLMKLRINKQHMLNGVTIIDPNNTYISADATIEQDTVIYPGSVIKGNSNIGADCEIGPNTEINNCHVGNRTVIRQSVAHDSSIGNDVAIGPFAHIRPDSELGDEVKIGNFVEVKKSTFGKGSKASHLSYIGDAEVGSDVNLGCGSITVNYDGKNKFLTKIEDGAFIGCNSNLIAPVTVGKGAYVAAGSTVTNDVPGNALSIARARQINKEDYVDRLNSKKD, encoded by the coding sequence ATGATAAATAGATATGCAGTTATATTGGCTGCTGGTCAAGGAACAAGAATGAAATCAAAGCTCTACAAAGTTCTACATCCTGTATGTGGCAAGCCAATGGTGCAGCACGTAGTAGATCAGGTGACAAAGCTTTCTTTACAAAAATCTGTTATCGTTGTTGGTCACGGCGCTGAGCAAGTGAAATCTCAGATTGGTGATGGTAGTGAATATGTACTTCAAGAAGAGCAATTAGGTACTGCTCATGCTGTAATGCAAGCTTCTAGCAATCTTGCAGACAAAGAAGGAGTTACCCTTGTTATTTGTGGCGATACACCATTAATTACAACTAAAACGATGGAAGCGCTTCTTTTGCATCATGAAGAAACAGGAGCAAAGGCAACAATCTTAACTGCAAAAGCTAATGATCCGACTGGTTATGGAAGAGTAATTCGTAATGAAGAAGGGCTCGTTCAAAAAATTGTTGAGCATAAAGATGCAACCGAACAAGAACGAATGGTTACGGAAATTAACACAGGTACGTATTGTTTCGACAATAAATTATTATTTGAGGCATTAAACAGTGTTTCGAATAACAATGTACAAGGTGAATACTACTTACCAGACGTAATTGAAATTTTAAAAAATCAAGGTGAGATTGTATCTGCATTCCAAACGGATTCTTTCGAAGAAACATTAGGTGTAAATGATCGATTTGCTTTATCTCAAGCTGAACAATTAATGAAATTACGTATAAATAAACAACACATGTTAAATGGTGTTACAATTATTGATCCTAACAATACCTACATCAGTGCAGATGCAACAATTGAACAAGATACTGTTATATACCCAGGATCGGTTATAAAGGGCAATAGCAACATTGGAGCAGACTGCGAGATTGGACCAAACACAGAAATCAATAATTGCCATGTAGGTAATAGAACGGTTATTCGTCAATCAGTTGCACATGATAGTAGTATTGGAAATGATGTAGCAATCGGACCTTTTGCTCATATACGTCCTGACTCAGAACTTGGCGACGAAGTGAAGATAGGGAACTTTGTAGAAGTGAAAAAGTCAACTTTTGGAAAAGGAAGTAAAGCTTCTCACTTAAGTTATATTGGTGATGCAGAAGTTGGTTCAGACGTAAATTTAGGCTGTGGTTCCATTACAGTTAATTATGATGGAAAAAATAAATTTCTAACAAAAATAGAGGATGGAGCATTCATCGGATGTAACTCAAATTTAATTGCTCCTGTTACGGTTGGTAAAGGGGCTTATGTAGCTGCTGGATCCACAGTTACCAACGATGTCCCTGGAAACGCATTAAGTATCGCACGTGCTCGTCAAATAAACAAAGAAGACTATGTAGATCGATTAAATAGTAAAAAAGATTAA
- the spoVG gene encoding septation regulator SpoVG, producing the protein MEVTDVRLRRVNTEGRMRAIASITLDHEFVVHDIRVIDGNNGLFVAMPSKRTPDGEFRDIAHPINSSTRGKIQDAVLAEYHRLGELEVEFEEAGAS; encoded by the coding sequence ATGGAAGTAACTGACGTAAGATTACGACGCGTAAACACAGAAGGGCGTATGAGAGCTATTGCTTCGATAACATTAGACCATGAATTTGTTGTTCATGATATTCGTGTTATTGATGGTAATAATGGCTTGTTTGTAGCAATGCCAAGCAAACGTACTCCTGATGGAGAATTCCGTGATATTGCACATCCAATTAATTCTAGCACTCGCGGAAAAATCCAAGATGCGGTTTTAGCTGAATACCACCGACTTGGTGAGTTAGAGGTTGAATTTGAAGAAGCGGGCGCATCATAA
- the ispE gene encoding 4-(cytidine 5'-diphospho)-2-C-methyl-D-erythritol kinase yields the protein MRLLVKAPAKINLSLDVLHKRPDGFHEVKMIMTTIDLADRIELFELESDTIKILSHNRFVPDDNRNLAYQAASLLKRRYGIKKGVEITITKTIPVAAGLAGGSSDAAATLRGLNKLWGIGLTVDELADIGSEIGSDVAFCVYGGTAISTGRGEQIEHISAPPHCWVVLAKPSIGVSTADVYRNLKLENITHPDVSGMVQAIENKDYPGICSLVGNVLEDVTLKLYPEVAHIKEQMKRFGADAVLMSGSGPTVFGLVQHESRMQRVYNGLRGFCDQVYAVRMMGDRNQLD from the coding sequence TTGAGGTTATTAGTAAAAGCACCGGCAAAGATTAATTTGTCCCTAGATGTTTTACATAAACGCCCTGATGGTTTTCATGAAGTGAAGATGATTATGACTACCATTGATTTAGCAGACCGTATAGAATTATTTGAGCTTGAGAGCGATACAATAAAAATTCTGTCTCATAATCGATTTGTACCAGATGATAATCGAAACTTAGCCTATCAAGCGGCTAGTTTATTAAAAAGACGCTATGGCATTAAAAAGGGTGTTGAAATTACAATCACAAAGACCATTCCTGTTGCAGCTGGGTTGGCGGGTGGAAGTAGTGATGCAGCTGCTACACTGCGTGGCTTAAATAAATTATGGGGAATAGGTCTAACAGTGGACGAGCTTGCTGACATTGGTTCAGAGATTGGCTCAGACGTTGCTTTCTGTGTTTATGGAGGAACAGCCATATCAACAGGACGGGGTGAACAAATTGAGCATATTAGTGCACCTCCACACTGTTGGGTGGTACTTGCAAAACCATCAATAGGGGTATCTACAGCAGATGTTTATCGTAACCTAAAGCTTGAAAACATTACACATCCTGATGTTTCTGGTATGGTACAAGCTATCGAAAATAAGGATTACCCTGGGATATGCAGCCTAGTTGGCAATGTTCTTGAAGATGTTACCCTGAAATTGTACCCAGAGGTTGCTCACATTAAAGAACAAATGAAACGGTTCGGAGCGGACGCTGTATTAATGAGTGGAAGTGGACCAACTGTTTTTGGACTTGTACAACATGAGTCTAGAATGCAACGTGTTTATAATGGACTTCGCGGTTTTTGTGATCAAGTGTATGCTGTCCGTATGATGGGAGATCGAAATCAACTTGATTAA
- a CDS encoding RidA family protein yields the protein MKYIDTNNAPKAIGPYSQGIVVNNLFYSSGQIPLTADGDLITGNIKEQTTQVFENLKAVLDAAGASLDTVVKATVFIKDMNDFTELNEVYGEYFGNHKPARSCVEVARLPKDVLVEIEVIALVKS from the coding sequence ATGAAGTACATAGATACTAATAATGCGCCAAAAGCAATTGGGCCATACTCACAAGGGATCGTTGTTAACAATCTCTTTTATAGTTCTGGACAAATACCTTTAACAGCAGACGGAGATTTAATCACCGGCAATATTAAAGAACAAACTACACAGGTTTTTGAAAATTTAAAAGCCGTACTAGATGCAGCAGGTGCATCATTGGATACTGTCGTCAAAGCTACTGTTTTTATAAAAGATATGAACGATTTTACAGAATTAAACGAAGTGTATGGAGAGTATTTTGGGAATCATAAGCCAGCTAGATCTTGTGTTGAGGTTGCTCGCTTACCAAAAGATGTACTTGTCGAAATTGAGGTTATTGCACTCGTAAAGTCGTAA
- a CDS encoding small, acid-soluble spore protein, alpha/beta type, producing the protein MSHQFKEELAKDLGFYDTVQNDGWSAIRAKDAGNMVKRAIEIAQQQLSNSSNK; encoded by the coding sequence ATGTCTCATCAATTTAAAGAAGAGTTAGCAAAGGACTTAGGGTTCTATGACACTGTTCAAAATGATGGATGGAGTGCAATCCGTGCTAAAGACGCTGGGAATATGGTGAAGCGTGCGATAGAGATTGCTCAGCAACAACTTTCCAACAGTTCAAATAAATAA
- the veg gene encoding biofilm formation stimulator Veg yields the protein MAKTLMDIKRTLDVNLGKRLTLKANGGRRKTIERSGVLSETYPSVFVVELDQDENSFERVSYSYADVLTETVQLTFFEETSGNMAISGQ from the coding sequence ATGGCAAAAACTTTAATGGATATCAAGAGAACTTTAGATGTAAACCTTGGTAAAAGGTTAACACTAAAAGCAAATGGTGGCCGAAGAAAGACAATTGAGCGTTCAGGAGTACTTTCAGAAACGTATCCTTCCGTATTTGTAGTAGAATTAGATCAAGATGAAAATTCGTTTGAGCGTGTTTCATATAGTTATGCAGACGTTTTAACGGAAACTGTACAATTAACATTCTTTGAAGAAACATCTGGGAATATGGCGATAAGTGGGCAGTAG
- the purR gene encoding pur operon repressor → MKFRRSSRLVDMTNYLLQHPRRLVSLTVFADRYDSAKSSISEDLTIIKQTFEQQGIGTLQTVSGAAGGVKYIPYVGEVEAKGFISELREQIANPDRLLPGGYLYLADILGDPQIVNQIGRLYASVYSDRKIDVVMTVATKGIPLAYAVARYLDVPVVIVRRDSKVTEGSTVSINYVSGSTKRIQTMVLAKRSLNEGSSVLIIDDFMKAGGTINGMVSMLEEFNAHVAGIGVLVEAEDIEERLIDEYISLVKLTDVNVKEKQISVSEGNYFSYLKSLGEIAQEQYDEGTVDEE, encoded by the coding sequence ATGAAATTTCGTCGAAGCAGTAGACTAGTAGATATGACGAATTACTTACTACAGCACCCACGCCGTTTAGTTTCTCTTACCGTTTTTGCAGACCGGTATGATTCAGCTAAATCGTCTATTAGTGAGGATTTAACGATTATTAAACAAACCTTCGAACAACAAGGAATTGGTACGTTGCAAACTGTTTCTGGAGCAGCAGGGGGAGTAAAGTATATTCCTTATGTAGGAGAGGTAGAGGCTAAGGGATTTATCAGTGAGTTACGTGAACAGATAGCCAACCCTGATCGATTACTTCCTGGAGGCTACCTTTATCTTGCAGATATTTTAGGGGATCCACAAATAGTGAACCAGATTGGTCGGCTATATGCATCTGTCTACTCTGACCGTAAGATTGATGTCGTAATGACCGTAGCTACAAAAGGTATTCCATTAGCATACGCAGTAGCTCGGTATTTAGATGTACCTGTCGTTATTGTAAGAAGAGACAGTAAAGTGACAGAAGGATCAACGGTTAGTATTAATTATGTATCTGGATCGACTAAGCGTATACAAACAATGGTCTTAGCGAAAAGGAGCTTAAATGAAGGATCGAGCGTTCTAATTATCGATGACTTCATGAAGGCTGGAGGAACAATCAATGGCATGGTAAGTATGCTTGAAGAGTTCAATGCGCATGTTGCTGGGATTGGTGTTTTAGTTGAGGCTGAAGATATTGAAGAGCGTTTAATAGATGAATATATCTCATTAGTTAAACTAACTGATGTTAACGTCAAAGAAAAACAAATTTCGGTTAGTGAAGGTAACTACTTCTCTTATTTAAAATCACTGGGTGAGATCGCACAGGAACAATATGATGAAGGAACGGTGGATGAAGAATGA